In Halobacteriovorax marinus SJ, the following proteins share a genomic window:
- a CDS encoding O-methyltransferase: protein MNFLDERILNYSIDKSSCPSKHCDDLELFTKENHPLHRMLCGKLEASLLKFLIHLSGAKSVLELGTFTGYSALSMAEALPIDGRVTTIDKNKKINEIASKFWKESKDGDKIRALFGDGLEVLETLDEEFDLIFIDADKRNYKAYFDKCLSLLSKSGFIVVDNVLWSGRVVEEIGKELEQDKSTEYLVEFNNYISSRDDLVKTLLPIRDGIYLIKRDSNA from the coding sequence ATGAACTTTTTAGATGAGAGAATTTTGAATTATTCAATAGATAAGTCTAGTTGTCCTAGTAAGCACTGTGATGATCTAGAGTTATTTACTAAGGAAAATCACCCTCTACACCGAATGCTTTGTGGGAAGTTGGAGGCGTCTTTATTGAAGTTTTTAATTCACCTATCAGGGGCCAAAAGTGTTCTCGAATTAGGGACATTTACAGGCTATTCCGCTTTGTCCATGGCCGAAGCACTACCAATAGATGGACGAGTTACAACTATTGATAAGAATAAGAAAATAAATGAAATAGCCTCAAAGTTTTGGAAAGAATCTAAGGATGGGGATAAAATCCGTGCTCTCTTTGGAGATGGGCTAGAGGTTTTAGAAACTTTAGATGAAGAGTTTGATCTCATTTTTATAGACGCTGACAAGAGAAATTATAAGGCCTATTTTGATAAGTGCTTATCTCTTCTTTCTAAGAGCGGTTTCATTGTTGTAGATAATGTTCTTTGGTCGGGGAGAGTAGTAGAAGAGATTGGCAAAGAGCTTGAACAAGATAAGAGTACAGAGTACCTGGTTGAGTTCAATAATTATATTTCTTCTAGAGATGATCTTGTTAAAACACTTCTTCCTATTAGAGATGGTATCTATCTGATCAAGAGAGATTCTAATGCCTAA
- a CDS encoding M23 family metallopeptidase, whose product MKKLIYILVFIITSCSTSQKVTQLSEQEKELESIKFPKPLHTTIENGAVKKAQFIYPFQRIKASLFCGGHEIALGTPKDGLATVYISSSRHKTEGNIWCEYRFNLGKVEKKIPVAKYSIVNANYPLRKLTVPKKYAKLSDEAIERWKRESAHMEKVYAEVITDHALFDSPFKKPLNSKITAKYGSKRLFNDMKHSWHSGIDFRARIGTKIPSANRGKVILARDHFFTGKTVIIDHGMGILTMYCHLSKFKVVEGDIIPKGGIIALSGNTGRSSGPHLHWGVRVNGHWVNGFTLLNEGI is encoded by the coding sequence TTGAAAAAGTTAATTTATATATTAGTATTCATCATCACATCATGTTCTACTTCCCAAAAAGTCACTCAATTGAGTGAGCAGGAAAAAGAGCTAGAGTCGATTAAATTTCCAAAGCCTTTACATACAACTATTGAAAACGGTGCTGTAAAAAAAGCGCAGTTTATTTATCCGTTTCAAAGAATTAAGGCTTCTCTCTTTTGTGGTGGACATGAGATTGCACTGGGGACACCTAAGGATGGACTAGCAACAGTCTATATCTCTTCATCAAGACATAAGACAGAGGGAAATATTTGGTGTGAGTACCGCTTTAACTTAGGGAAAGTTGAAAAGAAAATCCCTGTTGCCAAGTATTCAATTGTAAATGCGAATTACCCTTTAAGAAAGTTAACGGTACCTAAAAAGTACGCCAAGCTTAGCGATGAAGCTATTGAGAGATGGAAGAGAGAAAGTGCGCATATGGAGAAGGTGTATGCAGAAGTTATAACTGACCACGCTCTCTTTGATTCTCCCTTTAAGAAGCCTCTAAACTCTAAGATCACGGCTAAGTATGGCTCCAAAAGACTTTTCAATGATATGAAGCACTCTTGGCACTCTGGAATTGATTTTAGGGCCCGTATTGGAACTAAGATTCCATCAGCAAATAGAGGTAAAGTAATATTGGCCAGAGATCATTTCTTTACAGGTAAAACAGTGATTATCGATCACGGTATGGGAATTCTCACTATGTACTGTCATTTAAGTAAGTTTAAAGTGGTTGAGGGAGATATTATACCAAAGGGTGGAATCATTGCCCTGTCTGGAAATACAGGGCGCTCAAGCGGTCCTCATCTACATTGGGGAGTGAGAGTGAATGGCCATTGGGTTAATGGATTCACTCTACTCAATGAGGGAATTTAG
- a CDS encoding SWIB/MDM2 domain-containing protein, whose amino-acid sequence MAEEKGLKKPVKLKADLAAMLNATELPRTEITKKLWDYIKANKLQTKTENGAPENAGKFIVADATLLPIFKNTKSTSKSGKLTDLTNMKEGETINMMQMAAVVGANIEK is encoded by the coding sequence ATGGCAGAAGAAAAAGGATTAAAGAAACCTGTAAAGTTAAAAGCTGATCTTGCAGCAATGCTTAATGCTACAGAGTTACCAAGAACTGAAATTACAAAGAAGTTATGGGACTATATTAAAGCTAATAAATTACAAACTAAAACTGAAAATGGTGCTCCAGAGAATGCTGGAAAGTTCATTGTAGCTGATGCAACTCTTCTACCAATTTTCAAAAATACTAAGTCTACAAGTAAGTCAGGGAAGTTAACTGATTTAACAAATATGAAAGAAGGCGAGACAATCAACATGATGCAAATGGCTGCTGTTGTTGGTGCCAATATCGAAAAGTAA
- a CDS encoding DMT family transporter — protein MYKVYFSILGICAGLLVPFQAIINSKLSSEIGHPLIAAFISFTGGFLVFLLFMLFGPVKFPSIANLASVNPFLLTGGLLGSCFVFAAIIAVPKIGSTAWISLIIAGQLLMSLILDHYGVLGLPIKPINLYRLGGAVLLFAGTFLVVKY, from the coding sequence ATGTATAAAGTATATTTTTCAATTCTTGGTATCTGTGCAGGACTCTTAGTTCCCTTTCAGGCCATCATTAACTCTAAGCTTTCATCAGAAATTGGTCACCCACTTATTGCGGCCTTCATTTCTTTTACTGGTGGTTTTTTAGTCTTTCTATTATTTATGCTCTTTGGCCCAGTGAAGTTTCCATCTATTGCAAACCTAGCGTCTGTAAACCCCTTTCTACTTACAGGGGGGCTACTTGGAAGTTGCTTTGTCTTTGCCGCGATTATCGCAGTTCCAAAGATTGGATCAACAGCTTGGATTTCACTTATTATTGCTGGTCAATTATTAATGAGTTTAATTCTAGATCATTATGGAGTTCTAGGACTGCCAATTAAGCCAATAAATCTATACCGACTTGGTGGAGCAGTCCTTTTATTTGCAGGAACATTTCTAGTTGTAAAATACTAA
- a CDS encoding glycerophosphodiester phosphodiesterase → MKKVILVFLLLSTNIFAKNLGHRAGGGKKEYYSHLPENSLIALENSLHELQFEEDFLYLEFDIQETKDGEVVVFHDKTIRRMINKKQNKEALDIIAEENDIPYLKRKLNLIRIHDLTYEQLQTLHLTDHPDQKIPTLEEFLELSKDLGLQKPMSVEIKYIYSKNVKERIIRMLKEFREDYMDQADIIFERKYDMPFRVGFLGFRSKFKKTFKDKDNYWCNKIKKAGLYGVFKPGNHINLCDS, encoded by the coding sequence GTGAAGAAAGTCATATTAGTATTTCTACTATTATCCACAAATATTTTTGCAAAGAACCTTGGTCACCGCGCAGGTGGAGGGAAGAAGGAATACTATAGTCACTTGCCCGAGAACTCTCTAATCGCTCTAGAGAATTCACTCCATGAACTTCAATTTGAAGAAGACTTTCTCTACTTAGAATTTGATATTCAAGAGACCAAAGACGGAGAAGTTGTCGTCTTTCATGACAAAACTATTCGTAGAATGATCAATAAAAAACAGAACAAAGAAGCTCTAGATATCATTGCCGAGGAAAATGATATTCCATATCTAAAGAGAAAGTTAAACCTCATTAGGATTCATGACTTAACTTATGAGCAACTTCAAACACTACATCTAACTGATCATCCAGATCAAAAAATACCTACCTTAGAGGAGTTCTTAGAGCTTTCCAAAGACTTAGGATTACAAAAGCCAATGTCTGTCGAAATCAAATATATCTACTCAAAGAATGTGAAAGAGAGAATAATAAGAATGCTCAAAGAGTTTAGAGAAGATTATATGGATCAAGCAGATATAATTTTTGAAAGAAAGTATGATATGCCTTTTAGAGTAGGCTTCCTAGGTTTTCGCTCCAAATTCAAAAAGACATTTAAAGACAAAGATAATTACTGGTGTAATAAAATAAAGAAAGCCGGGCTCTACGGTGTATTTAAGCCTGGCAATCATATTAACCTATGTGACTCTTAG
- a CDS encoding NINE protein, with protein sequence MPKTIIRNDERIIDNHSKLIGYLLWFFGFLGVHRFYYGKQISGTIWLFTGGLAGIGWIVDFFLIPSMDDETDIAYWDGDIQYNVAWVLLVLVGYLGFHRLYMGKIGTGILYLCTGGLFGIGIIYDFWTLNDQINEINVTRTKSHIG encoded by the coding sequence ATGCCTAAAACTATAATAAGAAATGATGAAAGAATAATTGATAACCATAGCAAGTTGATTGGCTACCTCTTATGGTTCTTTGGCTTTCTTGGAGTTCATAGATTTTATTATGGGAAGCAGATCTCGGGAACAATTTGGCTCTTTACTGGAGGTCTTGCAGGGATTGGGTGGATTGTAGATTTCTTTTTGATTCCAAGTATGGATGATGAGACTGATATAGCTTACTGGGATGGAGATATTCAATATAACGTTGCATGGGTGCTTTTAGTTCTAGTAGGCTATTTAGGCTTTCATAGACTTTATATGGGAAAAATAGGAACAGGCATTCTCTATTTATGTACGGGTGGCTTATTTGGAATTGGGATTATTTATGATTTTTGGACTCTTAATGATCAAATAAATGAAATTAATGTGACTCGTACTAAGAGTCACATAGGTTAA
- a CDS encoding chemotaxis protein CheW yields MEALSSNEIIENYIEKLIYGSFKVGSMEVALDVKLVQEVVNYPETVTKMPLPTPYLEGIFNLRGAIIPIVNLRELLGLGEIEITGTEKVAIVECQGAKIGLVFDSTSEILRISKEDIVPHSKENAQDAFMSGCIKLHEDSRMLHVLNIDSLVKISNISDLLTKQKISTGVLTHKDFQRNMKKCISFSVGSLQMSFEITGINEVIKVTELKESHVQCDLCLGVVELRGLVIPIIDINFYLEGTGYRLSDVVDQKIIILRNQEICIGLLVDSVESILSFSENDLMPIPIFREKYKELFAGCISKEGEGDIVLLDHRVILDNPEIIEISKGHDLIYNKDYKDENSQRKQVINQSFISFTLGDMYGFEIGDIREIISYPKEISPSPGASSYIKGVLNLRGDAVTIVDTRKLYSMNSVEIDYEKSKILIFEAGEKLVGLIVDSLESIVTIDINSKIILPKIVTRDLESKFGKDLKEVITYNAGEEKDRVLTVLNVENIALRF; encoded by the coding sequence ATGGAAGCTCTTAGTAGTAATGAAATAATTGAAAACTATATTGAAAAATTAATTTACGGCTCATTTAAAGTTGGCTCGATGGAAGTTGCTCTAGATGTAAAATTAGTTCAAGAAGTCGTTAATTATCCTGAGACTGTGACTAAGATGCCTCTGCCAACACCATATCTAGAAGGTATTTTTAATTTAAGAGGGGCGATTATTCCTATCGTTAATTTAAGAGAACTCTTAGGTCTTGGGGAAATTGAAATTACAGGAACAGAGAAAGTTGCCATCGTTGAATGTCAAGGTGCGAAGATAGGTCTAGTCTTTGATTCTACAAGTGAAATCTTACGAATTTCAAAAGAAGATATAGTTCCTCACTCAAAAGAGAATGCTCAAGATGCATTTATGTCTGGCTGTATAAAGTTACATGAAGACTCGAGAATGTTGCATGTTCTGAATATAGATTCACTTGTCAAAATTTCAAATATTTCTGACTTACTAACAAAGCAAAAAATAAGCACAGGAGTTCTAACACATAAGGATTTCCAGAGAAATATGAAGAAATGTATTTCTTTCTCTGTTGGAAGCTTGCAAATGAGTTTTGAGATAACTGGAATTAATGAAGTCATTAAAGTTACTGAGTTAAAAGAGAGCCATGTCCAGTGTGATTTATGTCTTGGGGTGGTTGAGTTAAGAGGCCTAGTGATACCTATTATAGATATTAACTTCTATCTCGAAGGGACGGGTTATAGATTATCAGATGTTGTAGATCAAAAAATCATTATTTTAAGAAATCAAGAGATTTGCATTGGTCTTCTTGTAGACTCTGTGGAGAGCATTCTCTCTTTTTCAGAAAACGATCTTATGCCAATCCCTATTTTTAGAGAGAAATATAAAGAGCTATTTGCTGGATGTATTTCCAAAGAAGGCGAAGGGGATATTGTCTTATTAGATCATCGAGTTATTCTAGATAATCCTGAAATTATAGAAATCTCTAAAGGTCATGATCTTATCTATAATAAAGATTATAAAGATGAAAACTCACAGAGAAAGCAAGTTATCAATCAGTCTTTCATTTCATTTACTCTGGGTGATATGTATGGATTTGAAATAGGAGATATTAGAGAGATCATTAGTTATCCCAAAGAAATTTCTCCAAGCCCTGGGGCATCCTCTTACATAAAAGGCGTTTTAAATCTTCGAGGAGATGCCGTTACTATTGTAGATACTAGAAAGCTATACTCTATGAATAGTGTTGAAATTGACTACGAAAAATCTAAGATTTTAATTTTTGAGGCCGGCGAGAAATTAGTAGGGCTTATTGTTGATTCTCTAGAGAGTATTGTAACGATAGATATAAACTCTAAAATTATTTTGCCAAAGATTGTAACTAGGGATCTTGAATCTAAGTTTGGAAAAGACCTTAAAGAAGTGATTACTTACAACGCCGGGGAAGAGAAGGACCGTGTGTTAACAGTTTTAAATGTCGAAAATATTGCTTTGCGTTTTTAG
- a CDS encoding methyl-accepting chemotaxis protein, whose amino-acid sequence MNLKIRLILCFLAVGIIPFAISSYIAVDKSSEAIVSEVHEKIKATKSLKEQQLENLFSRWYSNAELLSASRKLQDIFVRADEESWASVSKYQEYFESVAKNSLFDDFALVTNEGRILGAAKNEALRNLNMNEFEGTPLFKVWNEVKQHEENEYVGYASLEKYPLFENTFHSFLVVKFAKNSSDRGRWLKGESIGTLILMIPNSQIDKVANNRIGMGDTGETYLVSKKESGETIYASNRVVKNGPIGDSKKGSTITRIFKEKTEFNVTKVGSTGVTEIAYASLFKFRNTELAMFSTQSQDEALTSVAEFKKLIGVLSIVFCVAIFIVAAGIGNMISKPILAISDRLFRNAEDVSNASKEIASSSSRLSSATTEQAAGLQETVSSVDEISAMIDRNTDASNESKKASEESRQVAVEGKQTISEMIEAINDINESNSQITGEMSESNKRISDIVVLIKEIGEKTNVINDIVFQTKLLSFNASVEAARAGEHGKGFAVVAEEVGNLANMSGKAAEEISEMLEGSVKTVEEIISSTSQKVDGLITKGRTTVERGASLANKCGDALDRIVDNVSRVNAQVTEIANASVEQSQGVQEINVAMKQLDEVTHLNNQISNEANTQADALEGQSRILFEEVVKLMSVVNGNKKQIESSDQMNSGESKPPSEFDMVS is encoded by the coding sequence ATGAATTTAAAGATACGACTCATCCTCTGCTTTTTAGCAGTAGGTATCATTCCTTTTGCAATCTCTAGTTACATCGCGGTTGATAAGAGTTCTGAAGCTATAGTAAGTGAAGTTCATGAAAAAATTAAAGCAACAAAGAGCTTAAAAGAGCAACAATTAGAAAATCTCTTTTCTAGGTGGTACTCAAATGCTGAATTGTTATCAGCTTCAAGAAAGTTACAAGATATTTTTGTAAGAGCGGATGAAGAGTCATGGGCGTCAGTATCTAAGTATCAAGAGTACTTTGAGAGTGTTGCTAAGAATTCTCTCTTTGATGACTTTGCTCTTGTGACTAATGAAGGAAGAATTTTAGGAGCAGCCAAGAATGAAGCTCTAAGAAATTTGAATATGAATGAATTTGAAGGGACTCCATTATTTAAAGTATGGAATGAAGTTAAGCAGCACGAAGAGAATGAATATGTTGGTTATGCTTCATTGGAAAAGTATCCACTTTTTGAAAATACCTTTCATTCATTCTTAGTTGTGAAGTTTGCTAAGAATTCTTCTGATAGAGGAAGGTGGCTAAAGGGAGAGAGTATTGGAACACTGATCTTAATGATTCCAAATTCTCAGATTGATAAAGTTGCTAATAATAGAATTGGTATGGGAGATACGGGAGAAACGTACCTTGTCTCTAAGAAAGAGAGTGGTGAGACCATTTATGCCTCAAATAGAGTTGTTAAAAATGGACCTATTGGAGATTCTAAGAAAGGTTCTACTATAACAAGAATTTTCAAAGAGAAGACTGAGTTTAATGTTACAAAAGTTGGTTCAACAGGAGTGACAGAGATTGCTTATGCTTCTCTTTTTAAATTTAGAAATACTGAGCTTGCAATGTTTTCAACTCAGTCTCAAGACGAAGCTTTAACTTCAGTAGCTGAGTTTAAGAAATTAATAGGTGTTTTATCGATTGTCTTCTGTGTTGCAATCTTCATTGTAGCGGCAGGAATTGGGAATATGATCTCTAAGCCAATTTTGGCCATTAGTGATAGGTTATTTAGAAATGCAGAAGATGTTTCAAATGCTTCAAAGGAAATTGCGAGCTCAAGCTCAAGACTTTCATCTGCTACTACAGAGCAGGCGGCAGGTCTACAGGAAACCGTTTCATCGGTAGATGAAATAAGTGCAATGATTGATAGAAATACTGATGCTTCTAATGAGTCGAAGAAAGCTTCTGAGGAGAGTCGACAAGTTGCAGTTGAAGGTAAGCAGACAATTTCAGAAATGATTGAGGCCATTAATGATATTAACGAAAGTAACTCTCAAATTACTGGAGAGATGAGTGAATCAAATAAGAGAATTTCAGATATTGTTGTTCTCATAAAAGAGATAGGTGAAAAAACAAATGTAATTAATGATATTGTTTTTCAAACGAAGCTTCTCTCCTTCAATGCTTCAGTTGAAGCGGCAAGAGCAGGAGAGCATGGAAAAGGTTTTGCTGTTGTGGCCGAAGAAGTTGGAAACCTTGCTAATATGTCGGGGAAGGCAGCTGAAGAGATCTCTGAGATGTTAGAGGGAAGTGTAAAGACTGTTGAGGAGATTATCAGCTCGACTTCTCAAAAAGTTGATGGACTTATTACTAAGGGAAGAACGACTGTTGAAAGAGGAGCAAGTCTCGCTAATAAGTGTGGTGATGCCCTAGATAGAATTGTTGATAATGTTTCTCGAGTTAACGCTCAGGTAACGGAAATAGCAAACGCTTCAGTAGAGCAATCTCAAGGTGTTCAAGAAATTAATGTTGCCATGAAGCAACTTGATGAAGTGACTCATTTGAATAATCAAATCTCAAATGAAGCTAATACACAAGCAGATGCTCTAGAAGGGCAATCAAGAATTCTCTTTGAAGAAGTTGTTAAGTTGATGAGTGTTGTTAATGGTAACAAGAAACAAATTGAAAGTAGTGATCAGATGAACTCAGGAGAGTCGAAACCTCCGAGTGAATTCGATATGGTTTCATAG
- a CDS encoding substrate-binding periplasmic protein — MIKNVFIIFLFLLSLVVQARQVVKVGGYEFPPFVIVKNNIPTGMTLDLIETINQSQSNYKFEFVLTTAKNRYRDFNSKKYDMIFFENIIWGWQEEPIQPSQVILNGGEVFIARVEKGRDQSFFDSLKGKTIYGINGFHYKFANFVSNKGYLEKYFGMKLGNSHEENIMSVLKSDTESMAIVTESFLNLFLNKNPELRERILQSKKFDQIYRHTILLRKDVSPSLNELNSLITKMKSEGILNQIWKKYGIEK, encoded by the coding sequence ATGATAAAAAATGTATTCATTATATTTTTATTCCTTCTCTCATTAGTAGTGCAAGCAAGACAAGTTGTAAAAGTCGGAGGATATGAATTCCCGCCCTTTGTCATTGTCAAAAATAATATTCCAACTGGTATGACACTAGATCTTATTGAGACCATCAATCAATCTCAAAGTAATTACAAATTTGAATTTGTCCTAACAACTGCCAAGAACAGATATAGAGACTTTAATTCTAAAAAGTACGATATGATTTTCTTTGAGAATATTATTTGGGGCTGGCAAGAAGAGCCGATTCAACCATCACAAGTTATTTTAAATGGAGGAGAAGTCTTTATAGCCAGGGTTGAAAAAGGAAGAGATCAAAGCTTCTTCGACTCCTTAAAAGGAAAAACTATCTATGGCATAAATGGTTTTCATTATAAGTTTGCTAATTTCGTATCGAATAAGGGTTACCTAGAAAAGTACTTTGGTATGAAGCTAGGAAACTCTCATGAAGAAAATATCATGTCAGTTCTTAAAAGTGATACTGAATCAATGGCAATTGTAACGGAGTCATTTCTAAATCTCTTTCTTAACAAGAACCCTGAACTAAGAGAGAGAATCCTACAAAGTAAGAAGTTTGATCAAATTTATCGCCACACTATTCTTCTTAGAAAAGATGTATCACCTAGTCTAAACGAGTTGAACTCACTCATTACAAAGATGAAGAGCGAAGGTATATTAAATCAAATCTGGAAAAAATACGGGATAGAAAAATAG
- a CDS encoding chemotaxis protein CheD, with translation MALKIVHVKIGEVKVARGEELLKATLGSCVGISFFDTKTSRCALAHCLLPTSNGGYGIGAKYVNQAMDSLVALMKVRGREQSDFIVSYAGGANMMNQIAHNRDNEIGYKNLMKLKEILSSYDFKVKELDCGDHCGRQMSILSPTGEVQVMRLDEG, from the coding sequence TTGGCACTGAAGATTGTACACGTGAAAATTGGAGAAGTTAAAGTCGCGAGAGGTGAAGAGCTTCTCAAGGCAACGCTTGGTTCTTGCGTAGGAATCTCATTCTTCGATACGAAGACTTCAAGATGTGCATTGGCCCATTGTTTACTTCCAACTTCAAATGGGGGCTACGGCATTGGTGCAAAGTATGTAAATCAAGCGATGGATTCATTAGTGGCGTTAATGAAAGTGAGAGGCAGAGAGCAGAGTGACTTTATTGTTTCATATGCTGGTGGTGCCAATATGATGAACCAAATTGCTCACAATAGAGATAATGAAATTGGTTATAAGAATTTAATGAAATTAAAAGAAATATTGTCTAGCTATGATTTTAAAGTGAAAGAGCTTGATTGTGGAGATCATTGTGGAAGACAGATGAGTATATTAAGTCCAACTGGTGAAGTTCAGGTTATGAGACTTGACGAGGGTTAA
- a CDS encoding CheR family methyltransferase produces MMSLPIEDLTDSNLKSVISFVHSATGITIPEHKKTMIQRRLSPRLKFHSLTSYSDYLKLVKSDSEEMVQFINMVTTNETNFFRTERVWEYFECTFLPSFLEMNPGKTLKVWSAAASTGEEGYSIGMCCEDFKRRQSTSFDYSVLGTDISSRVIDLATSGRYSGRNIDNIKKKSIDRFNRFFNKVGDQHIVSSILRSKVSFATHNLFNTLKSDELFDIVFLRNVLIYFSTEDQKKVIHHLIKKMAPGAILVVGESESLSNLNTELEFISPLIYRKRV; encoded by the coding sequence ATGATGTCTTTACCGATAGAAGACCTCACTGATTCCAATTTAAAGAGTGTCATCTCCTTCGTTCATAGTGCTACTGGGATTACTATCCCAGAGCACAAAAAGACAATGATACAAAGAAGATTATCTCCTAGATTAAAGTTTCATTCTTTAACAAGTTATAGTGATTACTTAAAGCTTGTTAAATCTGATTCTGAAGAAATGGTTCAATTTATTAATATGGTTACAACAAACGAGACAAACTTCTTTAGAACTGAAAGAGTTTGGGAATATTTTGAATGTACCTTTCTTCCTAGCTTTCTTGAAATGAATCCCGGAAAGACTTTAAAAGTTTGGTCTGCAGCCGCTTCTACGGGCGAAGAAGGGTATAGTATTGGTATGTGCTGCGAGGACTTTAAAAGGAGACAGTCAACTTCATTTGATTACTCTGTTCTTGGAACTGATATTTCTAGTCGTGTGATTGATTTGGCCACTAGTGGTCGCTATAGTGGTCGAAATATTGATAATATTAAAAAGAAGTCTATAGACCGCTTTAATCGGTTTTTTAATAAAGTCGGAGATCAACACATTGTATCTTCGATATTAAGATCTAAGGTTTCTTTTGCTACTCATAATTTATTCAATACTCTAAAGAGTGATGAGTTATTTGATATCGTCTTTTTAAGAAATGTATTAATTTATTTTTCTACTGAAGACCAAAAGAAAGTTATCCATCATCTGATTAAAAAGATGGCACCTGGTGCGATCCTAGTTGTTGGAGAGTCTGAATCATTATCAAACTTAAATACCGAACTTGAGTTCATTTCACCTCTTATTTATAGGAAGAGAGTTTAA